In Streptacidiphilus sp. P02-A3a, the DNA window GACCTCGTGGCGGCGGTCGGGCAGTACTGGCAGGCCCGCGACGCTCTCCTGGCCGGTTCCACCGACGACTCCGCCGGAGCCCTCGCCGGCGCGAGCCAGTCGGCTCTGATCAGCGGCCTGGTGCAGGGAGAGGCCCCGGACGTGCTGACTCTGCGTCAACTCTCCGCCATGCACAGCGGAGACAGCCAAGCGCTGACAGCGGTCGCCGCGAACAGCCCGCTGGTACTGGTGAGTCCCGACGCGTCGACGATCAGCGTGGAGGCGGACATCACCGACACCATCGCCTCGACCGACACGGACGGCACCACGAGCCCCAGCGACTCCGACAACGAGCGCACCTTCGTGTTCACCCGTGACCCGCAGGGCGACTACACGCTCACCGACTTCTACCTGTCGGACGCCCTGGTCCCGGTCGCCACCATCGACGCGACAGCGGCCACCGCGGAGGTCACCACCGCCGGGGGCACGACACAGCAGTCCTCGAAAGCCCAACTATCGGCGCAGGCAACGGCACCGGACGTCTCCGACGCGCCCCAGGCCGTCACCATGGATGCGAACGGCTGGCCGGCGGCCACCCCCAGCAGCCCGGTCCACTCGCTGGCGTCCTATCGGCCCTCGCTGAACCAGACGGCGGCCGTCAAGTGGGCACAGGCCCACTACAACGACTCCTGGATGTACAACCCGGACTGCACCGCCTGGGCGTCCCGGGTCCTGCACGACGGCGGCGGCATGGCCTACCACGACAGCTCGCTGCTGGACTACAACAACGACTCGTACTGGTGGCGCAAGACCGGCATCTTCGGCACTCACCAGACGTACTCGTACTCGGGTGCCCAGCACCTGGCCAACTTCCTGTCCAGCCTGTCCGGGAACTGGGTCGCCTACACCGGTCAGGCCCAGCCCGGGGACGTCATCTTCTACCGGTACCCGGGGTGGTCGTCGATCAACCACACCGCCGTGGTGGTGGACGTGAACCACTCGACCGGCGAACTGTGGGTCGCCCAGAGCGACGACAACTACAAGCACCGGTCGATCTACGATCAGATCGCCAGCATCGAGAAGCAGTACCACGGCAAGGCTCCGACCATCTACATCCGCCATCTCAACTTCTGAGCCGTCCGCGGCGGCCGTGGAAAGGAAGACAGATTGAGCAGGCTGTCCGTACGCAGCAGAAGGTGCCTCGGTTGGATCTCGATCGCCGCCGCGCTGGGCGTGCTCACCGCATGCTCGTCCAGCACCGGCGGGGCGAGGAACGGGCTCACCGACGAGGGCCGGCCCACAGCCGAGTTGACCCGTGCGGTGCGGGCGTTGGAGTCCGCGCTGGACAAACGGGACCTGGGGGCGCTGCGCTCCATGGCCGCTCCGGACAACTCCATGACCTACTTCGACGAGACGGTGTCCGACTACGGCGGGCACCCCGTGCACGCCACCGACTACGAGAGCTCGCTTCCCGGAGAGGTGATGGTCGGCCTGACCGCTGACTGCGGGACCGGCCGGAGTGCCGAGTTCGGCATCGACTTCCTCTACCAGCACGGCGGCTGGCGTCCGGCCTTCGGGCCGGACGCCAGCCAGGGAAGCGCGGCCCCCGGGCCGGACTTCCCCTCCGCCCGGCTCCCCAGCGGTGCCGCCTCCGCCTCGGCGGGAACGGACGGGTGCCCGGTTCGGTGAACCGGGGGCCGGGCGGCGGCGTATGCACCGATGGGTTCACCGACGGGCTGAGGAGACGACATGTGGGTGCGCGGAGTGATCGGGTTGGTCCTGGTGGCGGTCGGCGGACTGTGGATCGCCCAGGGGTCCGGGGCGGTGCACGGCTCGATGATGAGCGGCCACAGCCGTTACGCCGCGCTGGGGGTGGTCGTGGTGCTGCTCGGCCTGGCCCTCATCGGCTGGGCCTGGCGAATCCGCGAGAACCGGCGCCCCCGGGCATAGCCGTGCCGTCCGGAGCTTGGCGCCGCTGCGCCGTCGCAAGGCCCGGGCGAAGGCCGCCGCACCCGGTCAGACCCGCAGGTACTTGCGCAGGGTCACAAAGGCCGCGAGGCCGGACATGCCGACGCCCAGGACCAGCATCAGCGGCATGGCCTGGAAGACCGGTCCCCAGCCGATGAAGGTGATCACATCGACCGAGGGAGCCAGGAACTGATCGATCATCAGTGACTTCACCAGCGCCAGCATGGCCGAGGCCAGCACCGCGCCGACCACCCCGGCGAACGCGGCCTCGGCGATGAACGGCAGCTGCACCGAGTAGTTGGACGCGCCGACCAACCGTTTGATCCCGGTCTCCCGCTTGCGGCTGAAGGCCGAGATGCGCACGGTGTTGGCGATCAGCAGCGTGGTCACCGCGAGCATGACCAGCATCACCGACAGCGCCAGCACCTGGGCCCCGTCCAGCAGTCTGAACAGCGGTTTCAGTACCTGGCTGTCGTCCTCCGCATGGCCCACCCCGGGCTGTCCGCTGACGAGTTCGGTGGCCGCGAGGTACTGCTGCGGGTCCTTCAACTTGATCTGCAGGTCGCCGTTGAAGGAGTCGGTCGAGGCGAAGCTGACCTCCGGGGAGTTGGCGTCCTCCTGCTTGTAGGAGCGGATCTCCTGCTCCGGGGTCTCGGTGTAGACCTTCTCGGTCAGCCCACTCTGCATCAGGCTGGCCTGCACCGCTGCCTTCTGAGCCTGCGTCGCCGGGCCGGTGGCACAGGATCCTGACTTGCTGTCGAGCGCGTCGTCCTTGGTGCAGAAGTAGACGCTCACCTCCACGCGTGCGGCCCAGTACCCCTGCATGGCGTCCACTTGGTCCCGCAGCAGGAGCGCGGCTCCGGCCAGGGCGAGGGACATGGCGGCGCTGATGACGACCGCGATGGTCATCGTCAGGTTGCGTCGCAGGCCGGTCCAGATCTCGGATATCAGGAACTGTGTGCGCATGACGTCCCGGTGCGTTGAGATGGAGCGTGACGAGCACCCACTCTAGGGCCTGTGGCGGAAGTGATGGTCACGGACCCGCATGAGGGGCCTTGGTGTGCCCCCATGCGCCAGTGCATCAACGCGGCACTCGGATTCCCGCGTTGTGGGCCGGCGTCGATCACGTTTCGGTGATCGACGCCGGTCCCGGTCGAGTCGCTGTGCGTCAGTGGGGCTGTGCCGTTCTAGGCGAAGTAGCCACTGCAGTCGACGACGAGGTCGATGGTCGCCGCGCTGTGGTTGTAGAGGCTGATCTGGCCGCCAGTGCTGGTGGGGGTGAGGGCCAGATTGGCCACTGTCTGGGCGGCGTTCCAGTTGAGGTTGGAGGTGGTGGGTTGGGTGGTTCCGGACTCGTAGGCGATGACGTTCCCGGCGTCGCTGTCGTCAGTGATGGTGAGCATGGTGACGAGCGTGGGCTGGGTCGCGGTGGTGACCTGCTGGGTGTCGGCCTGGTCGGTGGTGTAGGTGCCCCAGGCCGCGACCGGTGCGGCGGACGTGCCACCGGTGCCGTTTCGGGTGTCGACGAGCCGGGTCGGGCTGACGGCGTGGTAGGTCTGGCCGGTGGTGGACGTGGTGTAGTAGCCGGAGATGTCGACGATGACGGCGGCGGCGCTGCCGCGGTTGGCGATGGTGATGCTCCCTGTGCCGCTGAGGGGGATGTCGGCCGCCATGGAGGAGATGGCGTCGGCGGTGGAGTAGGTGAGGCTGGTCATCGCGGTCGGGTCGGAGCCGGTGGCGTACGCCTCCAGGTAGCCGCTGCCGGTCTGGCCGGCGGTGGTCAGGTTCGCTGCCACCGCCGTCGCGGTGCTGGGAACTCCGCTGTCGCCGGTGATCTGCAGAGTGAACGCGGTGTTGGCCGGAACCGTGCCGACAGCGGTCAGGCCGGTGGTGTCAGCCGTGCTGGCGCGGGTGTCCAGGGCACGTGTGGCGGTGGCCAGTGGGGTGTAGGTCTGGTCGCTGGTCAGGTTCGGGTCGCTGGTGAAGTAACCGGTGAGGTCGACGATCAGGGCGCTGGTATTGGCGGAACTGCCGGCCGTGTAGAGGTCGATCTCTCCGTCATTGCCGACGGGCACGATCTGGTAGCCGGTGACGGTGTCGTTGGCCGTGTAGTTGGTTGAGGAAGTGATGGGGCGTTGGGTTCCGTCCGCGTAGGCGGTGACGAATCCCGGGGCGTTCTGGTTGGTGGCGGTGACGTCGACGGCGACGGCGGTGACCGACGCCGGGATGGTGGCGGGAGCACCTGTGGTGGCCGGGGTGACGCTGTCGCCGGCGATCCGCAGCGGGACGACGGAGCCGCCTTGGACGGTGGCGGTACCGGCGGTCACCGCACCGTCGGTGTAGGCGACGTTGCTGCGGGTGTCCAGGATGCGGACGGGAAGGACGGACTGGTGGTAGCTCGCCGGTGTGTAGGGCTGGACGGGGGCGACCGCTGCGCCGTTCCAGGCCTGGACGTTCGCGATCTGACCGGTGTAGTAGCCGCCGCGGGCGCCGGAGTGGTCGCTGTCACCGATCTGGAAGTCACCGACGGCGCCGACAGGGGCGTGGGAGCCGGTGGCGACGTGGACGTCGTCGACGTACAGGTCCATGACCTGGGTGTTCGCGTTGTAGGTGGCCGTCAGGTGGGCCCAGGCCCCGAGTTGGACGGTGCCACCGACGATGTTGTCGAAGGTCCAGGCGCCGCCCGTGGTGGTGTTGAGGGAGAACTGCCAGCCGCTGCTGAGCGCGGACACGACCATGCCGGAGTTGGCGGCGGAGCCGGAACCGTCCTGCGACAGGACGGAGACGTTGTTGACGGTGGGCTTGACCCAGGCGGAGACAGTGAAGCTGCCGCTGAGCGTGAGCGCTGGGACGCTCGTGCTCAAGGAGCCGTTGCCGCTGCCGGTCAAGGTGACGTCGGGGGTGAACAGGTCCCCGGTGGTGGCGGTGACTCCGCTGTTGCCGGTGAGGTTCAGGGGGGTGCCGGCCGTGGTGTCGGCGGCGGTGGCGCCGGTGGTGTCGTAGTCGTTCAGCGGCCAGCTGTGTGTGGCGGTGGTGAGCGACTGGCCGGTCTGCGCGGCCAAGGTCGCGGTGGTACCGCTCAGGGACATCAGGTGGGCGGTGTCGGTGACGGTGCCGTTGCTGTTGCCGCTGACCGTCCACAGGTCCGGGGTGCCGTCGTTGTTGATGTCAGCCGCCTGCGACGTGGGCTGGCTGGTCGAGTCCCAGCCGGTGGCGGCCACCTCGATCGCGGAGAGGCCGGTGTCGGCGTCGCCGTTGCTGAGCGAGTCGTAGGCGAGGTTGTACAGGTTTCCGGCGCTGAGGTACCACAGCTGTCCGGCTGCGGGGTCCGAGCCGTTGCTGCTGGTGTCCCGGGCGAAGAGCACCGGCTGACCGTTGAGCAGCGTGCTCGCCAGGGTCCAACCGGTCCAGCCCGTGGTGCAGTCGGTGTTGGCGTTGGCGGTGTTCTGGGCCAGGCAGTACGGGTTCACGTCAGCGAGGTCGGTTGCCGTGTCGGCGCCCGGATAGCTGCCTTCGTCGACGTTGGAGGGTTCGTCGTAGAGGGAGCCGTTGATGACCAGGAGCAGGTCGGGGTAGCCGGTGACGGGGGCGCTGTTGACCGTGTTGTTCAGGCCCCCACCGTTGGCGATGGCGGTGGCGTAGTTCGTGGTCGTTGTGGTGCTGCCGTCGGCGTTGGTGGTGGTCGTGTTCTTCGTGAAGATGCTTGCGGCGTCGGTGACCGGGGTGGCGTCGATGGGGTTGAGGGTGCTGCCGTCCCCCTGGCCGGGGAGGATCTCACCGCTCACGGCGCCAGTACTGGCGTCGTAGCCGTAGTCGAGGACGTCGTTGAAACCGGCCCCGGTGACGAAGTGCCCGGTGATGGCCTGGGTGCCGTTGAACGAGGCCGCTGTCTGGCTGGTGGAGACGCCGTTGCCGTCGATGCCGATATTGCGCGCGGTCGTGTTGACCTGGCCTGTTCCGTTGCCCGCGGCCAGCCAGAGTCCGGGTGCCAGGCCGTTCTGGCCGCCGACGGTGAGCAGGTCGGCGTGGCCGTCACCGGTCATGTCGTCACTCGTGGCGGTCGCGGGTGGGCGGGCGATGAAGCGGAAGTCCTGGGTTTCCCCGATATTGCCGCCCACGCCGATCGCCGTCACCGTCAGGGTGTTCGTCTGCTCGGTCGGCTTGACCGAGATCGACGCGCTGTACGGGCTGGACGTGGGCGCCGGAACGCTGATCGGGTTGCCCCCGTTGAGCTGGTACTCGTAGCCGGTCGGGACACTGGTGTCGGTGTCGGTGTCGGTGATGGTGAACCCGGCGGCGGTGCCGTCGGTGCACAGTGCGTCGGTGCTGTCGGTGCTCAGGTCGCTGCACTGGCTGGTGCTGGAGGTGACGGCGGCGATGGTCGGTGCGCCGGGGGCAGTGGGGTCGTAGGAGAAGTGGCAGGTCACCGACTGCTTGCTGGCGAGCTTCTGGTCAGTGACGGTGAGGTACCAGGCGAACTCGGTCCTCGCGGTGAGGGCCTGGAAGGGGCCGGTGGCGCTGGTGTGGGAGTAGAAGGCCTCGGCGGTGGTGCCGCTGGTGGCGTTGACGGCCTGGGTGTAGGTGGCGTTGCTGGTGAGGTTCTTCAGGGTGAAGTCGGCGGTCAGCGGACTGATGGTGCCGTCGGGGTCGGAGACCGCGGCGCGCAGGGCCACGTCGCCCAGGCCGAGGACGGTCGGGCTACCGGCGGTGCAGTCGGTCGTGGGGCTGGTGGTGAGGGCAGTGGGGGTGATGGGGGCGTGGTCGTAGGTGGTGGTGATGGTGGCCTGCTTGGAGAACTGCTTCCAGGCGAGGTCGTTGCTCTCGTCGTCGGCACGCAGCCCGAAGGTGGCGTTGGACCAGTGGCCGTTGGCGGCGGCCTGCATGGTGGGCTGGATGTTGTAGGTGACGTCGCCGGGTCCGCAGGAGGTGGACCAGCCGTTGGCGACGTCGTCCGAGCCGAGTTTGCTGATCCAGGCGGGCTGGTTGTTCCAGGTCGTACCGGAGCTGATGCTCCCGGTCTGGTAGAGGTCGACGGGTTCGGCGGTGCAGGAGGCCGACCAGTTCTCGTAGAACGAGATGCTGGAGGACAGGACAGTGGCGTTCCAGACACCGCTGTGGACGCTGGTCTGGAAGAAGGAGCGGTTGGTGGAGACGTCCGAGGTCCAGTTGGTGTAGCCGACGTGCAGCGGTCCCGGCGTGGCTGCCGCGGGGTCGTAGAAGGAGGTCGAGGGCCACTCGCTGTCCACGGTCGCCCAAGCCTGGACGGTGTCGGTCTGTCCGGTGGGCACGAAGGTCGGGTCGATGTAGACCGGGTACACCGTGTCCTTCCCGCGCAGCACGGCGGTGGCGGCGGTCAGGTCGACCCGGCCGCCGCGGTAGGAGGCCCTGAGGCTGGCGTGGTGTGCGCCCGCACCCGGTCCGGTGGTGTCGGAGGCGACCGGGGTTCCGGTGTGGGCGTCGACGCTCTGACCGGTGGCCGGAGCGTTCGCCAACGGGGTCTTCGCGGCGAGCCGGGCGGAGTCCCACATCGTCGGCGCGGTCGCGGCGAACAGCGTCCGGCCGTGCGCGTCCTTGCCGGTGATGTCACCGGCCGCGTCGCTGGCCAGCGTCACTCCGCTGGTCTGTGTACCCAGGGCGAGGTCGGCGAGGGCGGGGTTGGCGGCGGCCTGGGCGTCCTTGACGACCAGGACCTCGCTGAACCCACCGCTGTCCTGCGCGGTGACGGCCAGGTCCACCCCCGGCAGCACGCTGCGGTAGGTGGCGGTCGCGCCGGACACAGTCGGGGTGCCCAGCCGGAAACCCGCGGGCAGGGACAGCGCGAGCCCGCCGTCGCCGGAGTGCATCGTTGCCAACGGCGCGTTGTTGTCGCCGCCGGACAGGCTCAGGGGGCTGGTGCTGCTCTTCGGGGAGAGGGTGCCGTCGGGGTTGCGGACCAGGGTCGCGTCCAGGTTCTGCCACTGACCGTGGACCAGCTTGCGCACCGGGGCCAGGTCCTGCGTCAGGGTCAGCGTCCCGTTCGGGTTGGCCGTCAGGGTCGATGTCGACGTCGTCTCCGCCGTCGCCAGTACTGGCTTCCCTGTCTGTCGCGCCCGCACCATCGCCTGGTCTTCACCGAGCCTGGACGAGGACGCGGACGAGGACGTGCCGGATGCCGTGGTCGCTGGTGCGGGTGCCTGTCCGGGAGCGGTGGCAGCGGCGGCGGGCACTGTGCCGACGAGGGCGGGCGCCAGCAGCGCCGAGGCTATGACCACGGCTCCTGCCCGCGCGGCGAGGCGTCGCGCTCTCGAACCGTACGCGGAATGCGGATTCTTCATGAGTTGTCTGCCTACCGGAGAGCCGAGGGAAGTAAGTGTGCGACGCACTTGCGGCGCTGGCGCCCCGTCAAGAGGAACTGTTCACCGAGTAGCGCACCAACCGTCGTCGCCCACCTGCAAGAACGCACTCGGACAGTGTGCGTCACGCGACAGCGACCCGATGTCCGAATCATCCTCATCTTGATCCATTAGCGGAGTCACCAAGTCCGCTTTCACGCCCTACTCTTACCCTCGCGGCCCTCAGGGCCCGCTGCTTCTCGGGTGGAGGGCGGGACCGGCGACGTGAGTGGTCGACCGGCCCGCCCTCCGGGGTGACCAGGGGTCAGGAACTCGTGTAGAGCGCCGTGACCGCGGCCTGGCCGAAGGCGGTGGGGTAGACCCGCACGTCGCTGACGCTGCCGTTGACCTGGCAGTAGGGGGTGGTGGAGCCCGCCGCCTCGATGGCGCCGATGGTGAGGGCCCCGCCGGGGTTGTACTGCGGGGCGGTGTTGGTGGTGGTACCGGCCAGCACGCCGTTGACGTAGAGCGCCTGGCTGCCGTTGGCCGCGTCGTAGGTCCCGACCAGGTGGGTCCAGGTGCCCGCGGTTGCCTTGGCGTCGACGGTGGGGAAGGTGGTGGCGGCGGTGTCGGTGGTGGTGGTCTGGAAGATCCATCCTCCGTTGCTGGGGTTCATACCGAGGTAGAAGGACTGGTGGTTGACGGTCCCCTGGCCGACGGCGATCTGGGTGTTGGTCAGGTTGTTGAGCTTGACCCAGGCGGAGACGGTGTAGCTGCCGGTGGTGACCACCGCGGGGGCGTTCGTGCGGATGATTCCGTCGGTGCCGTCGAACACGGCGGCCCCGTTGGCGTTGTTGGAGTGGTCCGGGCCGTAGCTGACGCCGCCGACGGCGGTGCCGGGGTTGGTGGAGGCAGTGTCGGTGGCGTTGCCTGCGGCGGTGAGCTGCCAGCGGTCGGATCCGGCGTAGTCGGTGTGGCTGGCCCACAGCACGTTGCCGTAGGCGTCGTAGATGACCAGGTTGCCGTCGGGCTGGAACAGCATGGCGTCACCGGCGTGGCCGCTGGTCCCGGTGGCACCGAGGGAACCGGTGTTGCCGAGTGCGGCGTCAGCGGCGTCGTCATAGCTGACCAGGTTGCCATCGCTCTGCAGCGTCAGTACCGCGTTGGGGTAGCCGGTCTTGCCCATCGTGTACAGGGGGGTGCCGGCCAGGTCCACGGTCAGCAGGCCCGCGTTGAACGTCATGGTGTCGGCGCCCAGGTTCCACTGGCTGCCGCTGGGGTAGGTACGGCCGTTCGACGGGAACAGGGTGGCGGTGGCGTTGGCGGCGTCGGTACCGGCCGCGAGCACCTGGGCCGGAGTCAGCGTCTGGTTCCACGTCTGGATCTGCGACACGTCGCCGTTGAAGTACGCGTTGCGGGCACCGTTGAGCAGGTCCTCGCCGACCTGGAAGTCACCGGTGAAGCCGGTGACCGCGGTGTGGGTCGCCTGCCCGTCGGGGACACCGTTGATGTAGAGCGTCATCTCGCCGGTCGAGGCGCTGTAGGTCGCCGTCAGGTGGGTCCACAGGCCCAGGTGGACGGGGATGTTGCTCTCCGCGCAGTCGGCGTTCCACGGACCGGTGTCGGTCTTGGCCAGGCAGAAGTTCCAGCCGGTGGCGCTGGCCAACAGCGCGAAGCCGGAGTCCTTCGACCCGTCCTGCGACAGGACCGCGTCGTCGGCCGCGACCACGGTCCTGGGGTCGGCCCACACCGAGACGGTGAAGTTCTGCGAGGTGGTGACCGCCGGAGCGGAGGCGTGCAGGGAGCCGCTGCTCCCGTCCAGGGACACGTCGGGGGCGAACAGGTCCTTGGTGTACCAGACCGCGCCGCCGGCGGAGCCGGTCAGCGGGAGCGCGGTGCCGTTGGTGGTGTCGGCGGCCGTGGCGACCGCGTCCGCACCGGCGTCGTTGAGGGGCCAGTTGTGGGTCTCGGTGCTGAGGGCCTGGCTGCTCTGGGTGGTCCAGGTGGCGGTGGTCCCGTTGAGGGTCATCAGGTGAGCGGTGACAGCGCCGGTCGCGCCGACGGTCCACAGGTCGGGCGTGCCGTCGCCGTTGATGTCGGCTGCCTTGAGGGTGGGCGCGGTGGTGGCGTCCCAGCCGGTGGTGGCGGCCTCGACCAGGCCGGTGGCGCTGGTGTCGACCGCCCCGTTGTTGCTGAGGTTGTCGGTCTCCAGGGTGTTGAGGACGCCGGGGGTGAGGTACCAGAGCTGACCCGCGGAGGGGTCGGTGCTGCTGGTGCCGGTGTCCCGGGCGAAGACCTCGGGCAGGCCGCCGGTGAGGGTGCTGGAGACGGTCCAGCCGTTCCAGCCGTTGGTGCAGGCGGTGTTGCTGTTCGCGGCGTTCTGGGCGAGGCAGTACGGGTTGTAGTCGGTCAGGTCGACCGCGGCGTCAGCGCCCGGGTAGCTGCCCACTCCGTCGTTGGACTGCTCGTCGTAGAGGGAGCCGCCCAGGACCATGAGCAGGTCGGGGTAGCCAGTGACGGTGTTGCCGTTGACGGTGTTGTAGAGGCTGCCGCCGTTGGCGACGGAGGTGGCGTACGACGGGGTCGTGGTGGTGGTCCCGTCGGGGTTGGTGGTGGTGGCGTTGATCGTGAAGACGCCGGTGGCGTTGGTGACGGGAAGGGCAGCGACGGGGTTGAGGGTGCTGCCGTCCCCCTGGCCGCGCAGGATCTCGCCGCTGACGGCGCCGGTGCCGGTGTTGTAGCCGTAGTCGAGGACATCGTTGAAGCCGACGCCGGTGGAGAAGTGGCCGGTGATGGCCTGGGTGCCGGTGAAGGACGTGGGGGTCTCGGTGGTGGAGACGCCGTTGCCGTCGATGCCGACATTCCGAGCGGTCGTGTTGAGCTGACCGGATCCGCTGGTGGTGGCCTGCCACAGACCGGCGGGCAGGGTGTTCTGTCCCCCGACGGTGAGCAGGTCGGCGTGGCCGTCGCCGGTCATGTCGTCACTGGCGGCCGTCGCCGGGGCCTTCGCGATGAACGCGACGGACTCCACGTCTCCGACGTTGCCACCCGCGCCGAGCGCGGTCACGCTCAGGATGTTCGTCTGCTCGGTCGGCTTCACGTAGATCGTCGCCGTGTAGGGGCTGGCCGAGGCGACGGTCGCGGTGGCCGGCGCGGCACCGTTCAGCTGGTACGCGTAGTTGGTGACACCCCCGGAGCTGTTGGTGTTGGTGTCGGTGATGGTGAAGGCGGTGGTGGTGCCGATGGTGCACAGTGCGTCGATGCTGTCGGTGCCGAGGTCGTCGCACTGGCTGGTGCTGGAGGTGACGGGGGTGATGGTGGGGGCGCCGGGGGCGGTGGGGTCGTAGGAGAAGTGGCAGGCGGTGCTGGGCTTGCTGGTGAGCTTCTGGTCGGTGACGGTCAGGGACCAGGCGAACTCGGTTTTGGCGGTGAGGGCTTGGAAGGGGCCGCTGGTGCTGGTGTGCGAGAACGCGGCCTCGGCGGTGGTGCCGCTGGTGGCGTTGACGGCCTGGGTGTAGGTGGCGTTGCTGGTGAGGTTCTTCAGCGTGAAGTCGGCGGTCAGCGGGCTGGTGGTGCCGTCGGGGTCGGAGACGGCGGCGCGCAGGTCGACGTCGCCCAGGCCGAGGATGGTGGGGTTGGTGGCGGTGCAGGTGGTGCCCGGGCTGGTGGTCAGCACGGTGGGGATGTTGGGGGTGTGGTCGTAGGTGGTGGTGATGGTGGCCTGCTTGGAGAACTGCTTCCAGGCGAGGTCGTTGCTCTCGTCGTCGGCGCGCAGCCCGAAGGTGGCGTTGGACCAGTGGCCGTTGGCGGCGGCCTGCATGGTGGGCTGGATGTTGTAGGTGACGTCGCCGGGTCCGCAGGAGGTGGACCAGCCGTTGGCGACGTTGTCCGAGCCGAGCTTGCTGATCCAGGCGGGCTGGTTGTTCCAGGTGGTGCCGGAGTTGATGGTGCCGGTCTGGTAGAGGTCGACCGGTTCGGCGGTGCAGGAGGCGGACCAGTTCTCGTAGAACGAGATGGTGGAGGTCAGCACGGTGGCGTCCCAGACGGCGCTGTGGACGCTGGTCTGGAGGAAGGACCGGTTGGTGGAGACGTCCGAGGTCCAGTTGGTGTAGCCGACGTGCAGGGGGCCGGGGGTGGCGGCGGCGGGGTCGTAGAAGGCGGTGCTGGGCCATTCACTGTCCACGGTGGCCCAAGCCTGGACGGTGTCGGACTGGCCGCTGGGAGTGAAGTTCGGGTCGATGTAGACCGGGTAGACCGTGTCCTTGCCGCGCAGCACGTTCGCGTCGGCGGTCAGGGTGATGCGGCCGGTGCGGTAGGCGGCCTTGAGGCTCGCGTGGTGGGCACTGGTCCCGGGACCGGCGGTGGTGGAGGCGATGGGGTTGCCGGAGTGGGCCTGCACGCTCTGGCCGGTGGCCAGGGACCTGACTCGGGCGGTGTCGGTGCTGGGCTGGGCGGAGTCCCACATGGTGGGGGCAGTGGCGGCGAACAGGGTGCGGCCGTGGGTGTCACGGCCGGTGATGTCGCCGGCCGCGTCGCCGGCGAGCGTGACCCCACTGGCCCGCGCGCCCAGCGCGAGGGTGGCCAGGGCGGGGTTGGCGGCGGCTCGGGCGCTGTCGACGACCAGGACCTCGCTGAACCCGCCGCTGTCCTCCGCGGTGACCACCAGGTCCACGCCCGGCAGCACGCCGTGGTACGTCTCGGTGGCGCCGGAGACCGTGGGTGTGCCGAGTGCGAAGCCGGTCGGCAGCGACAGGGCGAGCTCGCCGTCGCCGGAGCGCATGGTCGCCAGCGGTGCGCTGCTGTTGCCGCCGGAGAGGGTCAGCGGGCTGGAGCTGACCTTGGGCGACCAGGTTCCGTCCGCGTTGCGGACCAGGGTCGCGTCCAGGTTCTGCCACTGGCCGTGGACCAGCTTGCGCACCGGGGCCAGGTTCTGCGTCAGCGTGAGCGTTCCGTCCGGGTTCGCCGTCAACGTCGACGTCGACGTCGTCTCCGCTGCCGCCACCACCGGCTTGCCCGTCTGCCGCGCGAGCGACGACGCCGCATCCGCGCTCAAGGGCGAGGGCGAGGGCGAGGGCGACGCGGACGAGGAGGCGGATGCGAGGGGGGCCGGATGCGGTGTGGCGGCGGCTGCGGGCACCGTGGCGCCGAGCACCGGCGCCAGCAGCGCCGAGGCTATACCCGCGGCACCGGCCCGCACGGCGGACCGCCGCGCAC includes these proteins:
- a CDS encoding LamG-like jellyroll fold domain-containing protein, whose protein sequence is MRKLVHGQWQNLDATLVRNADGTWSPKVSSSPLTLSGGNSSAPLATMRSGDGELALSLPTGFALGTPTVSGATETYHGVLPGVDLVVTAEDSGGFSEVLVVDSARAAANPALATLALGARASGVTLAGDAAGDITGRDTHGRTLFAATAPTMWDSAQPSTDTARVRSLATGQSVQAHSGNPIASTTAGPGTSAHHASLKAAYRTGRITLTADANVLRGKDTVYPVYIDPNFTPSGQSDTVQAWATVDSEWPSTAFYDPAAATPGPLHVGYTNWTSDVSTNRSFLQTSVHSAVWDATVLTSTISFYENWSASCTAEPVDLYQTGTINSGTTWNNQPAWISKLGSDNVANGWSTSCGPGDVTYNIQPTMQAAANGHWSNATFGLRADDESNDLAWKQFSKQATITTTYDHTPNIPTVLTTSPGTTCTATNPTILGLGDVDLRAAVSDPDGTTSPLTADFTLKNLTSNATYTQAVNATSGTTAEAAFSHTSTSGPFQALTAKTEFAWSLTVTDQKLTSKPSTACHFSYDPTAPGAPTITPVTSSTSQCDDLGTDSIDALCTIGTTTAFTITDTNTNSSGGVTNYAYQLNGAAPATATVASASPYTATIYVKPTEQTNILSVTALGAGGNVGDVESVAFIAKAPATAASDDMTGDGHADLLTVGGQNTLPAGLWQATTSGSGQLNTTARNVGIDGNGVSTTETPTSFTGTQAITGHFSTGVGFNDVLDYGYNTGTGAVSGEILRGQGDGSTLNPVAALPVTNATGVFTINATTTNPDGTTTTTPSYATSVANGGSLYNTVNGNTVTGYPDLLMVLGGSLYDEQSNDGVGSYPGADAAVDLTDYNPYCLAQNAANSNTACTNGWNGWTVSSTLTGGLPEVFARDTGTSSTDPSAGQLWYLTPGVLNTLETDNLSNNGAVDTSATGLVEAATTGWDATTAPTLKAADINGDGTPDLWTVGATGAVTAHLMTLNGTTATWTTQSSQALSTETHNWPLNDAGADAVATAADTTNGTALPLTGSAGGAVWYTKDLFAPDVSLDGSSGSLHASAPAVTTSQNFTVSVWADPRTVVAADDAVLSQDGSKDSGFALLASATGWNFCLAKTDTGPWNADCAESNIPVHLGLWTHLTATYSASTGEMTLYINGVPDGQATHTAVTGFTGDFQVGEDLLNGARNAYFNGDVSQIQTWNQTLTPAQVLAAGTDAANATATLFPSNGRTYPSGSQWNLGADTMTFNAGLLTVDLAGTPLYTMGKTGYPNAVLTLQSDGNLVSYDDAADAALGNTGSLGATGTSGHAGDAMLFQPDGNLVIYDAYGNVLWASHTDYAGSDRWQLTAAGNATDTASTNPGTAVGGVSYGPDHSNNANGAAVFDGTDGIIRTNAPAVVTTGSYTVSAWVKLNNLTNTQIAVGQGTVNHQSFYLGMNPSNGGWIFQTTTTDTAATTFPTVDAKATAGTWTHLVGTYDAANGSQALYVNGVLAGTTTNTAPQYNPGGALTIGAIEAAGSTTPYCQVNGSVSDVRVYPTAFGQAAVTALYTSS